AATGGGCCTAATGCCAGCACTTGTAATGCCATGCCTTCTGTAATTGCCTGCATCATCCGATAGCGATCGCCCTGTAAACGAGCTAGCGTTGCGATCGACAGGCGATATGTCGCAGACTTAACGAATCCCAACAATTCCACCATCCGACTTGCAAGCGCTATGTAGGCCACCGCTTCTGCACCCAGCAATCGTCCTACCAGTAGCGGGTTTACCAAAGAGCGTAGTTGCCACACCCAAAACGAGGCTGAGTATCCAACGCTGTAAGCCAGCATTTGCTTGACTAAATCTGGTTGCCAACACAGTCGTGGTTGATAGCGATCGGCCCAGAAAAAAAGCACCAACAAATGCAATTGCTGTACCCACCAGCCTGCCGCTGGGCCCCAAGCACCACCTCCTTGAAAAGCGATTGGTAATGCCACCAAAAAGTAAGCAATCTGTCCTACGAATTCGATCCAGGCGACCTGTTTGTAATCTAGCTGTCGCTCCAGTCTTGCCATTGGCACTTGGCTAAGTAATACAACTGGTAGACTCAAAGACAATACCTGAAAAATCGGTTGGAAGCCCTTTAAGTTCACCCAGCCTGCCAGTAGCGGCACAGCCAATTGACTTAGCACAACTCCAATCAGACTAACCAGCAGCAACAATGTAAACGCTTGATGGTAGACTGTGCTTTTTTCTTCTCCTTCTCGGCGAACCAAGTAGACGGTAATGCCTAACTGACTGACGTTTTGCAGATAGTAAAAAAGTCCAAATGCCGCAGTGTAAAGACCATACTGTTGCGGGCCAATGGCGCGGGTGAGAAGGAGTACCCCAACTAAACTAATGACCATGCCCATTCCCTGGCGAATAGCCAGGTAGACACCTCCACGCAGGACTTGGGATCGTAGGTTCATAATTTCTTAATGAATGCTTGTTGTGCCATTGCTTAATCCTGGTGAAGTACCAGGATTAATAAATTGCGACCGATCCTGCTTGTAATAGTCAAAGCGGTGATATTCGGTTTCTGAAGCAGCACAATTAACAACTATCCCAAGAATAGTTTGTGCAGATTGCTGTAATAATTCTTTTGCAGTATTAGCACTGCTGGAATCAAGCACTCTCGGCCTGACAACTAACAAGATGCCATCAGTCATTTTGCCTAAAGTCAATGCTTCGGCCTCAACTATGAGAGGCGAGCCATCTAAAATGACAAAATCATATTGTTGCGCAGCCGCAGCAACTAATGCCTGCATCGGTTTGGAATCCAGAATTGCTAGGGGATTAGGAGGAATCACACCAGCAGTCAACACATCCAAATTGTCCATGACTTTGTTGACAGCGGCAGCAAAGTCAATCTGCTTGACAATTACATTGCTTAATCCCACTGCATTCGTTAAGTTCCAAATGTGATGTTGCTGCGGATGGTGCAGATCGGTATCAATCAGCAAAACGCGACGGCCAAGTTGAGCGATCGCTGCTGCCAGATTTGCGGAAACAGTAGATTTACCTTCCTTTGGCACTGAACTAGTTACCACTAAGGTTTTTAACTGTTTTTCTATATCCAGGAACTTCAGATTTGCTTGTAATAAACGATAAGCACCACTCACGGATGAGCGAGGAGAATCTCGCACTGGTAAAGCGGGAGTTGACCAGTCAGTATTCTTACCATGAGGTAATGTAGACTTGCCAAACTGCGGAATCGATCCCAGCCAAGGATGATTAAATAACTGGCGCGCTTCTCTAACACTTTTGACCGTTCTGTCACTCATCTCCAGCACCATTATGCTGATGAGAGCTGCTAGTATTGCCAGCAATCCACCTAATACCTGTGTCAGTATTTTTTGCTTCTCTACAGGGCTATCTGGGGCTGAAGCCATCTCAACAATGCTGGCATTGCCTGTATTCTGCTGTTCTACAACTTGCACTTCTTGGAGTTTTTTCAGCAGGTTTTCGTAGCTCGATTGCGCTGCCTGTAAGCGTTGCTGTAACTCTCGCTGCCCCTGTTCTAGCTTAGGTAAAAGTCTGGAACGCCGTTGATAAAGTTCTCTGGTATTAGAGAGGAGTTTAACTTGGCTAACTAAACCTAATCTTTCTACTTCGGTATCGACAAATTTTTGAATTAGTTGTTGTTCAATTGCACCTATCTGTAAGTTTCTATTGGCTAAATTAAAGCGACCCAGAATATCTCTAGTACGTTCTTGCAAGATGGCTCGCAGTGCAGTTTCTTTTTCTTTGATAGTAATGATAATGGGCGACTGCTCTTGATAAATTGCTCGCGCGCTAACTAACTGACTCTGGACGTCTTGATATTCTTTGACTGCCTGCTGCACGCTAGGAGATTGGCTCAGGGAACTAAGCGCGATCGCTGCATCGCTACTTAAACCGACTTTATCCCGCAGGGATGCTAGCCGAGAATTAATATCGGCAAGCTGTGTTTGGGCTTTCGTAATTTCTTTTTCTAATTCTGACGCATTTGCCACAAGAGCTTTGGATTCTTCTTCTAGATTGGTAATCCCATTTCGCTCTTTGAAATTACGTAACTCTACATTTGCTTGCTGCATTGTCATTTCACTTTTGGGCAGTTGTTCAGCAATAACTTTCCGTGCTGCTGCTGCCTGTTTTCGGCTTGACAGAATATTATTGTTAATATATACCTGCATCAATTTATTCACTACTGTTGCGGCAGTTTGCGGATTCTTCCCTTCAAAGGAAAGCTCTAAAATATCAGTTCCAGTAATTTGTTTGACCGCTAATCGCCACTGTAGATCGTCTGCTTTTAGCAGATTGCCATTGTTATTCTTTAACTGAAGTTGCGCAATAACTTTTTCCAGCAAAGGAGCTGATAGAAGAACTTCTGATTCTGTCTTCATAGGACTACTTTGCAAAGTCAAAGGTGAAAATTGCCCTAAGTCAGTACCCACACCTGTAAGTGAAGCAATTCGATCTACTTTTAATAAAAGTTTTCCCTGTGCTCGGTAGATTGGTTTTTGCAAAGAAGCAGACAACATCGATAAAATTAGCACGAACGAGGAAACACAGACAGCAGGAAACCAACGGCGCTTCAAAATCAGCCAATATTGCTGTAAGTCTATTTCCAAAGAATCTAGTGAGACTGTTCGAGCTTTAGTTTTCATGCAAAGCCTAAAGAATTTATTACAAAGAATCAGAGCTAAAGTTTTCGATAAAACTTAAATAATTAGAACTAGATTGAAATAATTTTCAATTTAGATTTAGCTAGGAAAATATATCGATATGCTAGTTTCTCGTAGTTAAAAAATAGGCTTTTCTTTTGATTTGATTGAAGTTATGAGGCATATTGGAAATATCTCCATATAGTTTCAAGTTTTCAGTAGTAATCAAATTCCAGTTATACATCTGCATAATATGTCTTTTTGCATTAGTAGCCATTTCTGCTAGTTGTTGGGGATGATGAATTGCCCAGCCTAAAGAATTAATACAAGAGTCTAAATTGCCAGATTCAAACAGCACTCCCCGTTCCTCATTAATCAATTGCTGATGAGGTGGGATATTGCTTGCTAGAACTGGGATACCTTCATGCATCGCCTCTAACATTGATAGAGGTAATCCTTCTAAATCAGAAGGAAGAACAAATAATCCGGCTCCGCGAACAATCTCCCAAAGACGATGTCCCCTAAGTTCACCAGCAAATACGATATTTCGATTATTTGCAACTTTTTCTAATAGGTTTGCAGTAAATGATTTAGTATCGCTCACACCTCCAGCCAAAACAAGTTTCCACCCAAATGGTTTGAGAGCGCAGAAAGCATCTACAAGCAAGTCAGGGCGTTTTTCTGGTACAAGTCTGCCCAAAAATAGAATGTAGCGCCCCTGTTTAAGGCCTAACTGTTTACCATAGGCAAAATTAGGGTCTGACTCTCCATAGGTGGCAGGAGCGTTGGGTATATAGGCTGTCTCGCGACCGTAGGTTTGCAAAAAGTATGTTTGCAGTGCTTCTGATACTACAACTAGTTCATGGGCGCAATTTACTGCGGTTTTCTCTCCCATTTGAAGCAAGCGAGTAGAAAAACTACCCCACTTAGCACGCTGCCAATCTAAACCGTGACAAGTAACTACAATCTTTGCAGATCTAAAAATTCTGGGTAAAAAAGTAAATAGAGATGGGCCGAGAGCATGAAAATGAACGATGTCATATTTCCTGTTATTGGCAGCTATTGCTCCCAATGCTGAGGTAAAAAAAGCGTCTATACCTCTGAAATCGATACTAGGTAGAGATATTACTCGGACGCCCTGAAACTTATAAGTTTCAAACCAAGAAGTTTGAGTATAGGAAGAGCGAGCGAATAAATCTACAGAGTGGCCTTGTGCAACCATACGAGGATAAATTTCTGCACAATAATGCTCAATTCCACCCTGTTTAGGAGGTAGACCCTTGGCACCGATTACAGCAATTTTCATAGACAAAAGTTATTTTCTGCAAAAGTATCAATAGTAAAACTTGTGGATTTACAGCAGTATTACTACTTTTTTTCGATTGGTCTTGGTGTTGGGTTTAACTGCTAGTTGATGTAACTGCATAATTTCGCATCTCCCAGCGATTTAGCATTTCACTGTAAACATCTTTCACCACAGTCCGCGCTGCATAAGGCTGTGCTGCACGCACGCATGAAGTACTTGGGTAATTTTCGGAATGTAGAATTACTTGCTGTAAAGCAGCTGCTAACCTCTCTGGCGATCGCTGTTCGCAGACAACCCCATTGTCAGCAGTTAGTAATTTTGGCGTTTCACCACATCTAGTCGTAACTACTGGTGTTCCACTGGCAAGGGCTTCCAGAACTACTAAAGGTAAACCTTCATAGGCACTGCTCAGGACAAACACGTTAGCGATCCGATGCAATCTCGCTAGTTCCTCTATGGGAATTGCTCCTAGCATCGTGACCTGAGTAGACAATCCTAATTGAGCGATTTCTGTACGTACTGCTGTTGCTAACTCGCCATCACCCGCGATCAGGAGGTGAGTGTCTGGTTGATTTAAAGCTGCGATCGCACGTACTAACAAAATTGGATCTTTTTGCGGATGTAGCCGCCCTGCAAACAAGATAAACTTTGTTTCTTCGCTCAAACCCAATTTGTTTGCTAGTTCTCGTTTCTGCGCTTTCCGTTGTTCCTGACTTAAGGGATAGAAAATTTCGTTATCAAAGGAATTCTTGATATATGCGACTCGATCTTGGAGGTGAGGATACTGCTGTCTATACAATTGGGCTGAATCAGTATTACAAGAAAAAATCTGGCTAAACTGATTAACTAGCAAGCTTTCTAAAGCAAAATATGCTGTGGGAAACCTCCGCCACAAAATCGCATTTTTATCGCCTGCTGCTTGAGTTTGCGTGTGAATATCGTTATGAATAAATAAGGTTTTGTCGGCCTGCCAATTTAAAGCTGCTAAACTTGGTTCTAGACGATGAAAGTGCATAAAGTCTGAGGTAAAACTCCGTCCCAGCAGTGCTGCCGTATACTTAACTGTAGTTGGTATCAGAGTTCTGAAGTTATCATTTTCTAAGGTAAATAGCGGGAAAAAACTGATTTCTCTACCAGCTAATTCTGCTGCTTGCCACTTGCCAACTCTTTGAGTGCGATCGCATCCTGTCCCTACTAATCGCACCTCAAACTCACTAGGAGCGTATTTAATCAATGTATTTATAAGTGTTTGTATGCCACCAATAGTAGAGTGCCAAGGATTAAATTGGTAGAAAATAGTTAGAACTGGTTTACGCATTACTTTCAAAATAGCCGTATTTTTGCTAAATATATTTTTTTGATAATTATTTCATAACTCAGTATTCAGTATTTTCTACAGCATCTCTTGAAAACATAATAGACAAAACTATCTGTAGATAGTGTCCTACACAGATATCAAAATATCCACTTAGTTATCCGATTGGATAGTGACTCAGGGAATACAGAATTTAGTAGGGTTGTACCTGATAATATTAACCTAGAATAATTTCTCGACTTCACTTAAAATTTACTTGATTTTAGGCTTACCTCATCAAAATTTAAATTTTTGATATATATTTTTTTTTATAAAAATGCTGATTTGGCTCTAATTTGCAACAAAAACATTTCCTTGAAGGAAAATTTGATAACTCTTGTGGATTGATAGTTTTATTTTTCCAAATTTATTTAGTAATATGAATGAAATCATTGAAATCATATTCAATGAGATTATTTGCTTGATGTATAACTACTGGTTTAGGGGTGTATTAGATGATATTAGCTATTAGCTTGTTAAGCTTAAAAGCTAAGTCAAACCAAAGTAACATTCGTTTATTGACTCGTGTATACCTTAGCTTTGGTCTGTTGGTGTGCTTTTTAGTGTTGCAACAAGGCTGGAACTTTTGGTTACTGTTCCTCAATCAAAACGCAGCTAATTGTATAACCAATACTCTACAGGTAGAGCGTGAAACACAACATCTACTTAATGAATTGAGAGATGAGGAAAGAGCTACCCAGCAGCCTTACTATAGCCCGATGAGAACCACCTTCTCAAACAACCTCGATAGGCTATCCCATCTTTTGCAAGATATGCCTACTCTCAAGACTCAACAGATTCATAAGATTAAATATCTCTATAATAATTGGCACAGCCAAGTAAGGCAAAGGCGTATCCTTGAACCTATTCACAGCCTTACTACCGAGGAACAGGTTTCATTAATATCTATAATTAATAATATTCAACTGCTGTCGGAGCAATACGAGCAACTTTTGCAAGAGCGCAGACACGATCTACTGCAACTATACCGTATATACACGGTTGTTAATATCGCCAGTACAATCTTGATTTTGCTAGTAATCAGCGGGAATATCTATTTTTTATATCAAAGAGTTGAGCTTCCCCTTCGTAATTTGATGAGGATAGGCGAGCTGTGGCAAGCGGGTCAGCTTGAAGCCCGACTCGGCTATGCTTCTGCTGATGAAATTGGTCGCCTCACTGAAATTCTCAATTCAATGGCTAACAAGGCTAGCCAGCGACAGCAAAACCTGAAAGCAAAAAACCAAAAACTTGAAGATCTGATTTCTGCTCTCTCCCATGACTTGCGTACCCCTCTCTTGGCTACTCGTAATACTTTGGACTGTATGCTGAAAGGCGCTTTTGGATATGTCAGCCATTCCTTCAAGGAGGTGCTTGAAGAGTACCGACAAGCTAACGAAGATCTTCTCCAACTTGTGGAAACTCTGTTGGACATTTCCCGATATGAAAATACTAATAAGACTCATAATAAATTAATCTGCAATTCCCTAAATTGGGAAAACATATTGGCTAAAGTAATTACTTTAATAGAAAGCACCTCTGATAAAAAAATAATCTTTACTTGTAAAATCTCGCCATCGCTGCCAGCTGTTTATGCTAATAGCTCAGAAATCCAACGGGTTTTGCAAAATCTATTGGATAACGCTGTGCGAGTGAGCCAGCCAAATACAGAAATTGTGCTTGAGGTAGTCACGCTAGGAGATACTCAAATAAAGGTCTCTGTCCAAGATCGCGGCCCAGGTATTACAGCGATAGAGAAGGAAAAACTCTTCCATCGCTTTATTCAAGGAAGAGGTCGGCGGGGAAAATCTGGGCTTGGTCTTTACTTGTGTCGTCAAATTATCCAGAATCACGGAGGCTTGATTGGTGTTGATAGTGTTCTTGGAGAAGGTAGTACATTCTGGTTTACTTTACCAGTGGCTAAAGAAAAAGCTGAGATCCAGAATAAAGAACAACAGATTTTAGATAAACATGTACTGTGATTTAAATATCATATTTCCCTGATATTTAAGGTGAAATTACTTAAGTTTAGCGAAACTTAAACACACTTCATCTAACCTTGATAGTTATGACTCTAAGCCTGGCAATAGTATTATGAGGGTTGGCAAGCATAAGTGCTTAAATATACAAGTACAAAAAGCAATATCTAGGAAAATTATGGCTGATAGTGTTGAATTTAAAACTATAAAAGTTCTAGTAGTTGATGACCATCCCTTGATCCGCCGAGGCATGAAAGGGCAATTTTCCCTAGAAACAGGCTTTACTGTGGTTGGCGAAGCAGAGGATGGTGCCCAAGCTATTAAATTAGCAGCACAACTTCAGCCAGATGTAATTTTAATGGATATCGATCTTCCCGATATAGATGGGATAACAGCTACGCAGAAGATCAAAAGTGACCAGACTGCTATTCGGATTCTTGCCTTGAGTGCATTTGATGACGATACCCAAGTGGTAGGGATGCTTGCAGCTGGAGCCGATGGCTATTGCCTAAAAAGCATTAAATGGGAACAACTGGTTGCTGTTATCCAATTAGTGCTCCAAGGTGGTGCTTATCTAGATCCTTCAATAGCGCAAAAGGTTGCAAGGATGCTCAAGCCAAGTTTTGTTTCTCAAGATACCCGCGCATCTGAAGGGAATCAGCGACCGATTCTTAGTAGTCGCGAGCGCGAAGTTTTGAAATTAATTGCTCAAGGATACTCAAACCAAGAAATAGCTGATGAACTCTACCTCTCATTAGGAACTGTCAAATCTTATGTACGTATGCTCTTGAATAAACTCAGCGTTGACGATCGCGTCCAAGCAGCAGCCATAGCTGTACGTGAGGGGTTAATTTAAACTGGGACAACTTCACATAAAAGCTCATACAGATCTTTCGGGTTATTCACAAATGGTAGCCTCAGATCCGCAAACGTGAGATTATCTGACCACAAAATGTAAGGCTGGCGTATTTGATGCTGGAAACTCTCAGGTATAGGCAAACATAGAACTAAGATATCGGGAGCAAACAGATTCATCTCTTCGTTAGTAGGGATTCCATAGTACGGAAGCACATGTGGACTCTTCTTCAGGCAATAACTACTGACTCGCTGTACTGTAGTGATGTTGCTACCAACGATCATAATTCGATGTAATTGCATGATTGGCAAATAAATTACTTAAATATTTTTTTGGCAAGGAGTTTGGATTATACATTATATATCTGTCAAGAGATTAAATAAATTATTTAATATTTCTTTAAGGAAATAAATGGGAATCAACAATCTTCCTAGAAATAGGAAACTTCTACATTTTTATGAATTCTTAATCTAAAAATTATTCTCACAGAAATATTTTAATTATCAATCGCTACTAATTCACAAAAATTATCGTTCCAGCTTTGAGTATATCTTAATAAAAATCTACACCGAGGCAATAAATCTCTGTGAAGAGTAGATTTATTATGAATTTAAATATAAACCTTATGCTACATCCAAGTGGATAACTTGCTGGATAGGTTTATGCTTACTTAAGGATACTGTATATATCTAACTCTAAGTAGCCATTAGATAGTATTTCCTCAATCTGTAGGCATAGGAAACTGTAATAGCACCTAGGAAAATTTTTAGTAGCTGTTAAATCTTGATTTTGTCATTAAGTATGAATATGTAATGCAGTGGACTTCAAGCTTTTTATAGATAAATACTCTAATTATGTTTAAAGTTCGACTTCTCAGGAATTTATCGAAATTTGTGCAATTTAGACATATAGCCGTACTTTCAGGAGATTACTTCTAAGCAACTTTACTGGCTGGAAATTACAACAATGTCCCAAAATTAATAAGCAATAACTACCTTCATTGCAAATATCCCCAAGAACGCTTTTGCGATAGCCGTATTTTGGCGCAGCCGACAGAGTCATTAGGTGAAACGACCTTTTAGGTGGCTAAATTCGGAAGCTGACTCACTGAAACTATAATTAACATGCCTAAACGTTCTCATAACCACTCTATTCATGGATCGCTTATAGACGAAGCCTATAAATCTCATTTAGCGAGTCTGCCGGTTCATCCTTCTGTCACCAGCAAGGTGAAGCGCATAATTGACATTCTCGGTGCTGCAATCGGACTAGGAATTACAGGCTTGGTAATAATTCCTGTTACTATAGCGATTCAACTAGATAATCCTGGCCCCATCTTTTACAGTCAGATTCGCTGTGGTCTGAATGGCAAATCCTTTAGGATCTGGAAATTTCGTTCTATGGTTGTCGGCGCAGATCGACACAAGCATCTGGTGAAGAATGAAGCGAAAGACCATCATATCTTCAAAAATCAGAATGACCCTCGGATTACCCGTGTAGGCAGGTTTTTACGCCGCACCAGCATAGACGAACTTCCTCAGTTCTGGAACGTACTACGAGGGGAAATGAGTTTAGTTGGTACTCGACCACCGACTCCCGATGAAGTGATGCATTACTCAAATCACCACTGGCAAAGGCTGAATGTCAAACCAGGAATGACTGGAGAATGGCAGGCTAATGGACGATCTAGTATTAAGTCGTTTGAAGAGATTGTGCGGATGGATTTAGATTATCAATATAAATGGTCTATTACCTATGATGTTAGTTTGATACTGAAAACGCTAAAGGTTGTGTTTAATAGGAATGGTGCTTTTTGATAGGGTTTGTATAAATAGTATTACTTGCGGGTATAACGATGCTTCACCCCAATAGGGAAATATTCTGCGTCACCAGTGGGAGCTAATGCAACTTGTGGCATTTGATATTCTTTTGGAACGTAGTTAGCAAATTCGCTATTAAGACGTAAAAGTTGCGAGAGAATGGAAGATGCGATCGCAACTCTTTTGTCTTCGCTAGCTTCTACTCCTGGTGCTAACTCTACGACTATAGATAAAAATCGGTTTTTGTCTGCGTCTTCTTTAACTTGCAAGACAAATTTACCTGTTACCCAGTCGGGAATTGGCGATCGCTCTAAACCTACTGTGACATTTTCTGGATAGATATTTGCACCAAAGTAAGAAACTGTAAAATTAGAACGTCCGAAGACATATACAAAAGGTAGGGCGCGAATACCTCTAGTGGCTTGATTGTCAACGCAGAGATGTTCATCTTGAAGCGGATCGAATCCCCATTGTGCCAAAAATTTCAGCATGGCATCGTAATTAATTACCCCACCTGTATCTAAGATGTTATAACGCACCAGAGGAATACCATTGTTTCCCGAAAACAGCAATGTGCCATCCTGCACTTCAAAAAAGCGACTGATAGGGTCGTATTGTACTAATGTTGGCAGTCGAGATTCGCCAAATAAAGCTTTCGCTGCATCGGGATGTTGTGCCAAAAAACGACGAATGCAGATACTCAAAGGTGTTTCATTACCTAACACACCTGCATCAGCAGTTCCATAAAGTGATGCAAAGTCATAGCAGGGATTTTGCGAACCGATTCTTTCACCTACCAAACTCCGCCATTCTTCACTAAAGACTTCTCCTGCCATCACCAACTTAATATGATATTGCTGCCACTGCACGTTTCGAGCAATTCCGGTATCAATTACATCTTTCAGGAATGGGGGATAACCCAACAAAACAACTTGGTCAAATCCTAAAGCAAGTTCCTGAACGGCACGCAAGATTTCTTCTTTATTATTCCCTGGTGTAATTACAGTTACAGGATAACCTTTGCTGGCAAGATAGCGACAGCAATTAGTGGTAAACATTCCACCTACCCATGTACCCAAAGTGAAGCAAATCACCGCTAAGGTGCGTCTGGTATCTGCATAGAAACTATCGTGAAAAATTTGCTCAAAGCGGGTGGCGATTTGCAGTTCATCTGCGAAGAAACGCGGCCAGAATGTGGGTTTACCTGTGGAACCGGAGGAAGCCGCTATCATGTCGCATTCTGATAACTTCCCATTGCGGCACAAGTCAGCTAGAGGATAACGCGAGATATAATTTTCTTTGGCGATCGCGGGTAAGTTTTGAAAATCTTCTAAACTTTGGATAGTCGCTGGATCGATTCCCCGTTCTGCCAGAAAAGCTTTGTAAGCTGGAACATGAGCAGCCACATCACGAAATAAAGCCAAAATCGCTGATTCCTTTGGTGTTTCTAGATGCTGTTGTAGTAGGGTATCTAGGGGTGTAGATAAAAAATCACCAAACGCTGTAATTGCTCTTTGCTGTTGTGATGTGCTGTTCATGATGCTTTTTCTAGAGTGCGACAAAATGCGATCGCGTAGTCACTATAGCGAAAAATTATCCTCCCTACTCAAATTGTTAAAAGTATTTAGGATGATAAGGATAAATGGAAAAATGACCCGTACTTTTAATCCTGA
The genomic region above belongs to Calothrix sp. NIES-2098 and contains:
- a CDS encoding Fis family transcriptional regulator, translating into MKTKARTVSLDSLEIDLQQYWLILKRRWFPAVCVSSFVLILSMLSASLQKPIYRAQGKLLLKVDRIASLTGVGTDLGQFSPLTLQSSPMKTESEVLLSAPLLEKVIAQLQLKNNNGNLLKADDLQWRLAVKQITGTDILELSFEGKNPQTAATVVNKLMQVYINNNILSSRKQAAAARKVIAEQLPKSEMTMQQANVELRNFKERNGITNLEEESKALVANASELEKEITKAQTQLADINSRLASLRDKVGLSSDAAIALSSLSQSPSVQQAVKEYQDVQSQLVSARAIYQEQSPIIITIKEKETALRAILQERTRDILGRFNLANRNLQIGAIEQQLIQKFVDTEVERLGLVSQVKLLSNTRELYQRRSRLLPKLEQGQRELQQRLQAAQSSYENLLKKLQEVQVVEQQNTGNASIVEMASAPDSPVEKQKILTQVLGGLLAILAALISIMVLEMSDRTVKSVREARQLFNHPWLGSIPQFGKSTLPHGKNTDWSTPALPVRDSPRSSVSGAYRLLQANLKFLDIEKQLKTLVVTSSVPKEGKSTVSANLAAAIAQLGRRVLLIDTDLHHPQQHHIWNLTNAVGLSNVIVKQIDFAAAVNKVMDNLDVLTAGVIPPNPLAILDSKPMQALVAAAAQQYDFVILDGSPLIVEAEALTLGKMTDGILLVVRPRVLDSSSANTAKELLQQSAQTILGIVVNCAASETEYHRFDYYKQDRSQFINPGTSPGLSNGTTSIH
- a CDS encoding group 1 glycosyl transferase, whose translation is MKIAVIGAKGLPPKQGGIEHYCAEIYPRMVAQGHSVDLFARSSYTQTSWFETYKFQGVRVISLPSIDFRGIDAFFTSALGAIAANNRKYDIVHFHALGPSLFTFLPRIFRSAKIVVTCHGLDWQRAKWGSFSTRLLQMGEKTAVNCAHELVVVSEALQTYFLQTYGRETAYIPNAPATYGESDPNFAYGKQLGLKQGRYILFLGRLVPEKRPDLLVDAFCALKPFGWKLVLAGGVSDTKSFTANLLEKVANNRNIVFAGELRGHRLWEIVRGAGLFVLPSDLEGLPLSMLEAMHEGIPVLASNIPPHQQLINEERGVLFESGNLDSCINSLGWAIHHPQQLAEMATNAKRHIMQMYNWNLITTENLKLYGDISNMPHNFNQIKRKAYFLTTRN
- a CDS encoding putative glycosyl transferase — its product is MRKPVLTIFYQFNPWHSTIGGIQTLINTLIKYAPSEFEVRLVGTGCDRTQRVGKWQAAELAGREISFFPLFTLENDNFRTLIPTTVKYTAALLGRSFTSDFMHFHRLEPSLAALNWQADKTLFIHNDIHTQTQAAGDKNAILWRRFPTAYFALESLLVNQFSQIFSCNTDSAQLYRQQYPHLQDRVAYIKNSFDNEIFYPLSQEQRKAQKRELANKLGLSEETKFILFAGRLHPQKDPILLVRAIAALNQPDTHLLIAGDGELATAVRTEIAQLGLSTQVTMLGAIPIEELARLHRIANVFVLSSAYEGLPLVVLEALASGTPVVTTRCGETPKLLTADNGVVCEQRSPERLAAALQQVILHSENYPSTSCVRAAQPYAARTVVKDVYSEMLNRWEMRNYAVTSTSS
- a CDS encoding two-component sensor histidine kinase, yielding MILAISLLSLKAKSNQSNIRLLTRVYLSFGLLVCFLVLQQGWNFWLLFLNQNAANCITNTLQVERETQHLLNELRDEERATQQPYYSPMRTTFSNNLDRLSHLLQDMPTLKTQQIHKIKYLYNNWHSQVRQRRILEPIHSLTTEEQVSLISIINNIQLLSEQYEQLLQERRHDLLQLYRIYTVVNIASTILILLVISGNIYFLYQRVELPLRNLMRIGELWQAGQLEARLGYASADEIGRLTEILNSMANKASQRQQNLKAKNQKLEDLISALSHDLRTPLLATRNTLDCMLKGAFGYVSHSFKEVLEEYRQANEDLLQLVETLLDISRYENTNKTHNKLICNSLNWENILAKVITLIESTSDKKIIFTCKISPSLPAVYANSSEIQRVLQNLLDNAVRVSQPNTEIVLEVVTLGDTQIKVSVQDRGPGITAIEKEKLFHRFIQGRGRRGKSGLGLYLCRQIIQNHGGLIGVDSVLGEGSTFWFTLPVAKEKAEIQNKEQQILDKHVL
- a CDS encoding two-component response regulator yields the protein MADSVEFKTIKVLVVDDHPLIRRGMKGQFSLETGFTVVGEAEDGAQAIKLAAQLQPDVILMDIDLPDIDGITATQKIKSDQTAIRILALSAFDDDTQVVGMLAAGADGYCLKSIKWEQLVAVIQLVLQGGAYLDPSIAQKVARMLKPSFVSQDTRASEGNQRPILSSREREVLKLIAQGYSNQEIADELYLSLGTVKSYVRMLLNKLSVDDRVQAAAIAVREGLI
- a CDS encoding undecaprenyl-phosphate galactose phosphotransferase; the protein is MPKRSHNHSIHGSLIDEAYKSHLASLPVHPSVTSKVKRIIDILGAAIGLGITGLVIIPVTIAIQLDNPGPIFYSQIRCGLNGKSFRIWKFRSMVVGADRHKHLVKNEAKDHHIFKNQNDPRITRVGRFLRRTSIDELPQFWNVLRGEMSLVGTRPPTPDEVMHYSNHHWQRLNVKPGMTGEWQANGRSSIKSFEEIVRMDLDYQYKWSITYDVSLILKTLKVVFNRNGAF